In a genomic window of Melitaea cinxia chromosome 27, ilMelCinx1.1, whole genome shotgun sequence:
- the LOC123666948 gene encoding histone-lysine N-methyltransferase SETMAR-like, with the protein MSSKDIHSDLVETLGDSAPPYSTVARWAKEFKLGRTSTEDEHREGRPSTSLTEDNVKKVEDVVLADRRVTIRHVAKVTGISYGSVQRILANELHMKKVSARWVPRMLTDEQKKNRVEISRVNLEKFQADQENFLFRFVTMDETWIHHFDPETKQQSMTWKRASSPTPKKFKVSSLAGKVMASVFWDAQGIIVVEYLEKGATITGSYYADQTKRLREAIKEKRRGKLRAGVLFHQDNAPAHKAAVAMAAIQETGFELLEHPPYSPDLAPSDFYLFPRLKERLQGKKFEDDGEVMAAVEAFWEGRGKEFFSKGILGLEKRWTKCIVLLGDYVEK; encoded by the coding sequence atgtcTTCAAAAGACATACACAGTGACTTAGTGGAAACATTGGGGGACTCTGCTCCTCCATATTCTACAGTTGCACGCTGGGCCAAGGAGTTTAAACTGGGCAGAACATCCACTGAAGATGAACATCGCGAAGGACGCCCATCCACGTCCCTCACTGAAGACAACGTGAAAAAAGTCGAAGATGTTGTGTTGGCAGATCGAAGAGTAACCATCAGGCATGTAGCTAAGGTCACAGGGATCTCATATGGCAGCGTTCAAAGAATCCTGGCGAACGAGTTGCATATGAAAAAGGTCTCTGCGCGTTGGGTACCCAGAATGTTAACCGACGAGCAAAAGAAAAATCGAGTTGAAATTTCGAGGGTCAATCTCGAAAAGTTCCAAGCAGATCAAGAAAATTTTTTGTTCCGTTTTGTGACTATGGACGAGACCTGGATCCACCATTTTGATCCTGAAACGAAACAACAATCGATGACTTGGAAGCGAGCCTCCTCACCGACGCCAAAGAAATTCAAAGTTTCAAGTTTGGCGGGAAAGGTTATGGCATCTGTTTTTTGGGACGCTCAAGGCATAATTGTGGTGGAATATTTGGAAAAGGGAGCCACTATTACGGGCTCTTACTACGCAGACCAAACAAAAAGATTACGGGAGGCCATTAAGGAAAAAAGACGCGGCAAACTGCGAGCTGGAGTTCTGTTTCACCAAGACAACGCACCGGCTCACAAAGCCGCAGTTGCGATGGCTGCCATTCAAGAAACGGGATTCGAATTGCTCGAACACCCTCCCTATTCGCCAGATCTAGCTCCTAGTGATTTCTACCTCTTTCCTCGGCTCAAGGAACGCCTCCAAGGCAAGAAATTCGAAGACGATGGCGAAGTAATGGCCGCTGTTGAAGCGTTTTGGGAGGGTCGAGGaaaagaatttttttcaaaGGGAATCCTGGGTTTAGAAAAAAGATGGACTAAATGTATTGTTTTGTTAGGAGACtatgtagaaaaataa
- the LOC123666949 gene encoding E3 ubiquitin-protein ligase COP1-like, translating into MSGAAASGASSAASALGGLGGSLEDKDCDLLCPVCFELIDEAYVTRCGHSFCYACIAKSVELHRRCPKCGAALAGRDHYFPNFLLNELVARRRLRSRPQVVSGPVAASPGPDAERLRALLASEARHLALPDVEGMLDVLTRRKRLLEAESAAAHHRLLYEFLAQLLRHRTHQLEQLSREAALVKKDMEHVAGVLRDLRSGATELGRLPSPSEPPSLSGSVRDVRPRLGELGETAPRSPPAEEEESFASTGGGTGDALAARWRRLTAHFDDFVQCYFAHRADELYFPGSGSATPAPPGPPGPPPAPPAGAARGAALADPVPQQASAPETRASSAAGDQRAPEGDPPPSSATVPPAPPVSGGPPAPPVSGGPPGGGEGFGGLEAFREDLAAFTRYRALRPLATLSYCSDAINYSTIVSTIEFDKDDEFFAIAGVTKRIKVFEFEAVVRDAVDVHYPVAEMQCSHKISCVSWNAYHKNVLASSDYEGTVSVWDAGAGVRTRALQEHDKRAWSVHFNRADVHLLASGSDDARVKLWSLNAERSVATLEAKFNVCCVRFNPRSSCHLAFGSADHCVHYYDLRAPRAPLAVFRDHRKAVSYVKFVDARTLVSASTDSQLKLWRVESPRCVRSFTGHANEKNFVGLATDGRYVACGSENNALYVYYTGLSRPLLAYRFDAVRGFLERERRDEEPAEFVSAVCWRRSADRPALLAANSQGTIKVLELV; encoded by the exons ATGTCGGGAGCCGCTGCCAGCGGGGCTAGTAGCGCGGCCTCGGCGTTGGGCGGTCTGGGCGGTTCTCTAGAAGACAAAGACTGCGATCTTCTCTGCCCGGTCTGCTTCGAGCTCATAGACGAGGCCTACGTAACTCGATGCGGCCACTCCTTTTGCTACGCTTGCATCGCAAAATCAGTGGAACTCCATCGACGCTGtccaaaatgtggagcagcgtTAGCCGGACGAGATCACTACTTCCCCAACTTCCTGCTAAACGAATTAGTGGCAAGGAGAAGATTGAGGTCAAGACCCCAAGTGGTCAGTGGACCAGTGGCGGCTTCACCAGGTCCGGACGCGGAGCGTCTTAGAGCCCTTCTAGCATCCGAGGCTAGGCATCTAGCGTTGCCTGATGTGGAAGGGATGTTGGACGTTTTGACGAGAAGGAAGAGGTTGTTGGAGGCGGAGTCGGCCGCTGCTCATCACAGGCTGTTGTATGAGTTTCTGGCGCAGTTGTTGAGACATAGGACGCACCAGTTGGAACAGTTGTCGCGTGAAGCCGCGCTGGTGAAAAAG GACATGGAACACGTAGCCGGAGTGCTACGGGATCTGCGATCTGGTGCTACTGAGCTAGGGCGGCTACCTTCACCCTCGGAGCCGCCTTCGCTATCAGGCTCTGTCAGGGATGTCCGCCCTAGACTGGGAGAACTTGGGGAGACCGCACCCA GGAGCCCACCAGCTGAGGAGGAAGAGAGTTTCGCGAGCACTGGTGGAGGTACGGGAGATGCTTTGGCGGCGCGGTGGAGACGCCTCACAGCGCACTTTGATGACTTTGTACAG TGCTACTTCGCGCACCGCGCCGACGAGCTGTACTTCCCGGGCTCGGGCTCCGCCACGCCGGCGCCCCCGGGCCCCCCGGGGcccccgcccgcgccgcccgcgggCGCCGCGCGCGGGGCCGCGCTCGCCGACCCCGTGCCGCAGCAGGCTTCCGCCCCCGAGACCAGGGCCTCCAGCGCTGCAG GGGACCAGCGCGCTCCGGAGGGCGACCCGCCCCCCAGCAGTGCGACCGTGCCCCCTGCCCCTCCAGTTTCAGGAGGGCCCCCCGCCCCTCCAGTGTCCGGGGGGCCCCCCGGCGGCGGAGAGGGCTTTGGAGGGCTGGAGGCCTTCCGCGAGGACCTCGCCGCCTTCACCCGCTACAGGGCGCTCCGCCCTCTTGCCACGCTGTCTTACTGCAGCGACGCCATCAACTACTCCACCATCGTGTCCACCATAGAGTTCGATAAGGACGATGAGTTCTTCGCTATCGCTGGAGTAACGAAGCGTATCAAG gTATTCGAGTTTGAAGCGGTGGTCCGAGACGCGGTAGACGTTCACTACCCGGTCGCAGAGATGCAGTGCTCGCACAAGATATCGTGTGTATCGTGGAACGCGTACCACAAGAACGTACTCGCCTCCTCCGACTACGAGGGTACTGTGAGCGTTTGGGACGCGGGGGcgggggttcgaacccgcgcgcTACAAGAACACGACAAACGCGCCTGGTCCGTACACTTCAACCGGGCCGATGTACACTTACTAGCCTCGGGGTCCGACGATGCCCGTGTTAAGCTATGGTCTCTAAACGCGGAACGCTCTGTGGCTACTTTGGAAGCTAAATTCAACGTATGCTGTGTTAGATTCAACCCGCGATCCTCCTGCCATCTAGCTTTCGGATCGGCGGACCACTGTGTACACTATTACGATTTAAGAGCCCCGCGTGCCCCGCTGGCTGTGTTCCGGGATCATCGGAAAGCCGTGTCCTATGTTAAGTTTGTGGACGCCCGTACGCTGGTATCGGCCTCGACGGATTCTCAGCTGAAGCTATGGAGAGTTGAGTCGCCTCGCTGCGTGAGAAGTTTCACGGGACACGCGAATGAAAAGAATTTTGTTGGATTAGCGACGGACGGGCGCTATGTGGCTTGCGGGTCGGAGAATAATGCTctgtatgtttattatacgGGGTTATCGAGACCGCTGTTGGCATACAGGTTCGATGCCGTGCGGGGATTTTTGGAGAGGGAACGGAGAGACGAGGAACCGGCTGAGTTTGTGTCAGCGGTGTGCTGGCGACGATCCGCAGACCGGCCCGCGTTACTAGCAGCTAATAGCCAGGGAACCATTAAG